In Actinoplanes lobatus, the DNA window TAGGCGCTCTGCAACGCGTCCAGCCCCACCGTGTCCAGGACGGCGTTGGCCAGCCCGAAGTTCGGGTCGTAGACGAATTTCCAGATGAACGCGACCGACACCGAGGACAGCACGGTCGGCAGGAAGAACAGTGCCCGCAGCACGGTCGACCCGCGGGTGCGGGCGGCCAGCAGCACCGCGAGCAGCAGTGCCAGGGCGGTCTGCCCGAGCACCACCACCAACAGGAACTTGAGATTGTTGGTGAGCGCGTTACGGAACAGGTCGTCGTTCGACACCACCTCGGTCAGGTTGGACAGCCCCACGTCGGCGAAGGTGGGGCTGTAACCGTCCCAGTCGGTGGTGGCGTACCGCAGACCCTGTACGGCGGGGAGCAGGAAGAACCCGCCGTACAGGGCCAGCGCGGGGACCGCGAAGAGCAGGAGACGGAACTTCATTTCTTCTTCTGGTCGATGACCTTCTGGGCCGCCTCGGCGGCCTCCTCCGGGCTCTTGCCGCCGGCCACCTGTACGGTCGCGTTCTCCACGGCGCCGCGGATGTCCAGGTTGGTGAACTGGAAACGCGGTGCCAGGGCGGTCTTCCTGGTGAGCCAGGGGGCGAGCGCCTTCAGGTCGGCGTTGGTGTACTCGACGCCCTTGACCGTGACGTGCTGGGCCGTGCCGTTGGCGTACACCCCGGCGACCGCCGGGTCGGACAGGTGCTCGATCCAGGCCAGCGCGTCGTCCTGCCGGGCCGACCGGGTGTTCACGCCGAGGATGAAGGTGGCGTTGAAGACACCCTCGTACTTCGCCTTGTCGGCGGTCGTGGTGATCGGCGCGAGCAGGTCGATCGGGAAGGTGGCGCCCAGCTTGCGGACCCCGGCGATCTGGAACGAGCCGGTGGCCAGCAGGGCGGCCTTGCCCTGGGCGAACAGTGCGAGCGC includes these proteins:
- a CDS encoding carbohydrate ABC transporter permease, with translation MKFRLLLFAVPALALYGGFFLLPAVQGLRYATTDWDGYSPTFADVGLSNLTEVVSNDDLFRNALTNNLKFLLVVVLGQTALALLLAVLLAARTRGSTVLRALFFLPTVLSSVSVAFIWKFVYDPNFGLANAVLDTVGLDALQSAYLGDEETAILWVAVAQIWFHAGQMMIVYIAGINQIPAELYDAAKTDGAGRWQQFRHVTWPMVAPATTLVIAYTTVQSFKAFDLILGLAGNPPRSALDILSTRIYTTFANSQLGYAAAESIVFMVAIALVTWLQNRAGRMVHG